A genome region from Salinigranum halophilum includes the following:
- a CDS encoding winged helix-turn-helix transcriptional regulator, producing MSHQRDRIRKHVVDHPGVHFNELTRVLDLAPGQTQYHLKKLKRADDVVEESLYGRTHYFTPEYGPWERGAIAVLRRETARDVLVCLIRNGPSPPGAVADELDIARSTLEWHLDHLVEQELVVKERDARNRVTLVVAHPEETVRMLRLVEPSLPGRLVDRFTRLVDSLLSADHRDVDDGFE from the coding sequence GTGAGTCACCAGCGAGACCGAATCCGCAAACACGTCGTGGATCACCCGGGCGTCCACTTCAACGAGCTCACTCGGGTGCTGGACCTGGCCCCGGGACAGACACAGTACCACCTGAAGAAGCTCAAACGGGCCGATGACGTCGTCGAGGAGTCGCTGTACGGCCGGACCCACTACTTCACACCGGAGTACGGCCCGTGGGAACGGGGGGCCATCGCGGTCTTACGCCGGGAGACGGCCCGCGACGTGCTGGTGTGCCTGATTCGGAACGGCCCGAGTCCGCCCGGTGCGGTCGCCGACGAGTTGGACATCGCCCGGAGCACGCTCGAGTGGCACCTCGACCATCTCGTCGAACAGGAACTCGTGGTGAAAGAGCGCGACGCACGGAATCGCGTCACGCTCGTGGTCGCCCACCCCGAGGAGACGGTGCGGATGCTCCGACTGGTCGAACCATCGCTTCCCGGTCGGCTCGTGGACCGCTTCACGCGGCTGGTCGACAGCCTCCTCTCGGCCGACCATCGCGACGTCGACGACGGCTTCGAGTGA
- a CDS encoding DUF7471 family protein, which yields MVTVLLHTLPDIGSVTLLVLVTVAAVGTAVLLGLAFAAFVQRRSRPYLLIVAAFAALLGRSLVAGVSMFGMLSPSTHHLLEHGMDVVLVALVVAAVYYARAVSNEVPAS from the coding sequence ATGGTGACCGTTCTGCTCCACACACTGCCCGACATTGGGTCGGTCACCTTACTCGTCCTCGTCACTGTCGCGGCGGTCGGGACGGCAGTACTCTTGGGCTTGGCGTTCGCCGCGTTCGTTCAGCGACGGTCGCGGCCGTACCTCCTCATAGTGGCCGCGTTCGCGGCGCTGCTGGGTCGCTCGCTCGTCGCCGGCGTCAGCATGTTCGGGATGCTCTCACCGTCGACGCATCACCTCCTCGAACACGGGATGGACGTGGTACTCGTCGCGCTGGTCGTCGCGGCTGTCTACTACGCCAGAGCCGTCTCGAACGAGGTGCCAGCGTCGTGA
- a CDS encoding SCO family protein, translating to MHRRTFLRSTGAVGAIGGVAGCLGGLGESGAEGTVLGPPEQDLSAASHPSYGDEMPAFTVPDPITGEDVSVAEFEGDRAVLWTSFYTSCPDGVCPALVLRLRRAQAAAAEGGYGDEAAFLALTFDPERDTADVLREYAGQQGVDLDAGNWHFLRPESYEAGQELLDEQFGLVIEKRSADQYENLEYQFPHYGLILLANKEGIVERAYPRGPRTDIETLVSDFERVVTA from the coding sequence ATGCATCGACGAACGTTTCTCAGGTCGACCGGAGCAGTTGGAGCGATCGGTGGAGTCGCCGGCTGTCTCGGTGGGCTCGGCGAATCGGGGGCCGAGGGCACGGTGCTTGGGCCGCCCGAACAGGACCTGAGCGCAGCCTCTCACCCGAGTTACGGGGACGAGATGCCCGCGTTCACCGTCCCTGACCCGATCACGGGCGAGGACGTATCGGTCGCGGAGTTCGAGGGCGATCGGGCTGTCCTGTGGACCTCCTTCTACACGAGCTGTCCGGACGGGGTTTGCCCCGCTCTCGTTCTCCGGCTCCGGCGCGCACAGGCCGCCGCTGCTGAGGGCGGATACGGCGACGAAGCCGCGTTCCTCGCGCTCACGTTCGACCCCGAGCGCGACACCGCCGACGTCCTCCGCGAGTACGCCGGCCAGCAGGGCGTCGATCTCGACGCGGGTAACTGGCACTTCCTCCGTCCCGAATCGTACGAGGCGGGCCAGGAGCTACTGGACGAGCAGTTCGGGCTGGTAATCGAGAAACGGTCCGCCGACCAGTACGAGAATCTGGAGTACCAGTTCCCCCACTACGGGCTGATCCTTCTCGCCAACAAGGAAGGGATCGTCGAGCGAGCGTACCCGAGGGGTCCACGGACGGACATCGAGACACTCGTGAGCGACTTCGAACGGGTGGTCACCGCGTGA
- a CDS encoding redoxin family protein → MRRRHFLAGIASAGLLGGAGLVATGNAPAALGFGDDGTEPVNPTTIRTVDAPGSRDGKVTIPATGQPTFVDFFGTWCAPCIEQMPALREAEARIGDEVLFVSVTTEDVGGSVSEETVADWWRENGGDWLVAADVTAELAAKLNVGGYPTAVALDATGRVQWSDTGVHTADELVTKIQATLER, encoded by the coding sequence GTGAGGCGTCGCCACTTCCTCGCTGGAATTGCCAGCGCGGGCCTATTGGGAGGTGCCGGACTCGTCGCGACGGGGAACGCACCGGCGGCCCTCGGCTTCGGTGACGACGGTACGGAGCCGGTTAACCCGACGACCATCCGGACGGTCGATGCCCCGGGCAGCCGCGACGGTAAGGTGACGATTCCAGCGACTGGGCAACCCACGTTTGTCGATTTCTTCGGGACGTGGTGTGCGCCCTGTATCGAGCAGATGCCGGCACTTCGCGAGGCCGAAGCCCGAATCGGAGACGAGGTCTTGTTCGTCTCGGTGACGACCGAAGACGTCGGTGGCTCGGTGAGCGAGGAGACAGTCGCCGACTGGTGGCGTGAAAACGGCGGCGACTGGCTGGTCGCCGCCGACGTGACCGCCGAACTCGCGGCCAAGCTCAACGTCGGGGGGTATCCGACTGCCGTGGCACTCGATGCGACCGGGAGAGTCCAGTGGTCCGACACGGGTGTCCACACTGCCGATGAACTCGTCACGAAGATCCAGGCCACCCTCGAGCGATGA
- a CDS encoding cytochrome c biogenesis protein CcdA — protein sequence MTSETLVANVPFALTAGVATFFSPCAYPLLPGYVGFYLNSVEAENASLTGAGSRGVAAALGVLVTFALLGGATAWVGQETLSDITIFETLVGGLLVVFGLLVVLERAPSLSFSLPKRRSSVFGFGLFGAGYALAGAGCVAPIFLAVVARAIALPTEAAVLVLAVYAGVVAALMAATTILTGVGLVSNTNRIMAYSGHIKRLAGAVMILAGLGQLYLSLVVY from the coding sequence ATGACAAGTGAGACGCTCGTGGCCAACGTTCCGTTCGCGCTCACGGCGGGGGTCGCGACGTTCTTCTCGCCGTGCGCGTATCCCCTCCTCCCAGGGTACGTTGGCTTCTATCTAAACTCGGTGGAGGCCGAGAACGCGTCTCTCACCGGAGCAGGGAGTCGCGGAGTCGCAGCCGCGCTGGGAGTGCTCGTGACGTTCGCACTTCTCGGCGGTGCAACGGCGTGGGTCGGCCAGGAGACGCTATCAGATATTACGATCTTCGAGACGCTCGTCGGCGGATTACTCGTCGTATTCGGGCTGCTCGTCGTGCTCGAGCGCGCCCCATCGCTGTCGTTCTCCCTGCCGAAGCGCCGATCGAGCGTGTTCGGATTCGGTCTTTTCGGTGCGGGATACGCGCTGGCCGGGGCCGGCTGCGTCGCACCGATTTTCCTCGCGGTCGTTGCCCGCGCGATTGCACTCCCGACTGAGGCAGCGGTGCTTGTTTTAGCGGTCTACGCTGGTGTCGTCGCTGCCCTGATGGCTGCGACGACTATCCTGACCGGGGTTGGGCTCGTTAGCAATACCAATCGCATCATGGCTTACTCCGGACACATAAAACGCCTCGCCGGCGCGGTCATGATACTCGCGGGGCTCGGTCAGCTGTACCTCTCTCTCGTCGTCTACTGA
- a CDS encoding DUF1405 domain-containing protein, whose amino-acid sequence MGVDTTERLPRYLAPLPRRVETVALQYAWVIVAINLVGTVFGFWYYIPQFRLEPIVAWPVVPDSPIATLFIACSLALYKLGRSNEYLNVLAFFGCIKLGLWTPYVLTVFADAFLATVTPPPQVVPLLGRELASNVMYAFLFVSHLGMVIQAFLIHRYSDFPGRAILVAVVWYGFNDLVDYFVPIVGTPHHTLLPVEPIVNGTVQHVSPAHEIAAVGAVVLTILATVLAVRTRHVTAKRI is encoded by the coding sequence ATGGGCGTAGACACGACTGAGCGCCTTCCCCGGTATCTCGCGCCGCTTCCTCGGCGGGTTGAGACGGTTGCCCTGCAGTACGCGTGGGTAATCGTCGCGATCAACCTCGTGGGGACGGTGTTCGGCTTCTGGTACTACATCCCGCAGTTCCGACTCGAGCCCATTGTCGCGTGGCCGGTCGTCCCGGACAGTCCGATAGCCACGTTGTTCATCGCCTGCTCGCTGGCGCTGTACAAACTCGGCCGGTCGAACGAGTACCTGAACGTGTTGGCGTTTTTCGGCTGTATCAAGCTCGGCCTCTGGACGCCGTACGTCTTGACAGTGTTCGCGGACGCGTTTCTCGCGACAGTCACGCCACCACCGCAGGTCGTTCCACTACTGGGGCGAGAGCTCGCGTCGAACGTGATGTACGCCTTCCTGTTCGTCTCGCACCTCGGGATGGTTATCCAAGCGTTCCTCATCCATCGCTACAGTGACTTTCCCGGCCGAGCGATTCTCGTTGCCGTGGTCTGGTACGGATTCAACGACCTCGTCGACTACTTCGTCCCGATCGTCGGGACACCGCATCACACCCTCCTACCGGTCGAGCCGATCGTAAACGGAACCGTCCAGCACGTCTCCCCGGCGCACGAAATCGCCGCTGTGGGTGCTGTCGTGCTGACGATACTGGCGACGGTCCTCGCAGTGAGGACTCGGCACGTGACAGCAAAACGGATATAA